A section of the Sceloporus undulatus isolate JIND9_A2432 ecotype Alabama chromosome 3, SceUnd_v1.1, whole genome shotgun sequence genome encodes:
- the LOC121925677 gene encoding short transient receptor potential channel 2-like: MASDFEGIMPNWKEIVNKKLRFPEGLLTAIQDGHLVRVQQLLQVSDGILRQLDEAEDRSWREALNLAIRTGGEEITKTLLRVVKFDFRQVHEALLVAVDTNQPHVVKLLLDRLDQEKSLKMDIKSFSLAFFDNAIDNSRFAPGVTPLTLACEKDLYEIVDMLLKKGHAILPPHKVSCACLECSNGRKFDLLKFSLSRINTYKGIASRAHLSIASEDAMLTAFKLSRELKRLSKKEPEFKVCPSFLPATPVTYRVARS; the protein is encoded by the exons ATGGCATCGGACTTTGAGGGCATCATG CCCAACTGGAAGGAGATTGTCAACAAGAAGCTCAGGTTCCCCGAGGGCCTGCTGACCGCCATCCAAGATGGCCACCTGGTGCGCGTCCAGCAGCTTCTGCAGGTGAGCGACGGGATCCTGCGGCAGCTGGACGAAGCTGAGGACCGGTCGTGGCGGGAGGCGCTCAACCTGGCCATCCGGACGGGTGGCGAGGAGATCACCAAGACCTTGCTGCGGGTGGTCAAGTTTGACTTCCGCCAGGTCCACGAGGCCCTGCTGGTGGCCGTGGACACCAACCAGCCTCACGTGGTCAAGCTGCTGCTGGACCGGCTGGACCAGGAGAAGAGCCTCAAGATGGACATCAAGTCCTTCTCGCTGGCCTTCTTCGACAATGCCATCGACAACTCCCGCTTCGCTCCTGGCGTGACGCCCCTGACCCTGGCGTGCGAGAAGGACCTCTACGAGATTGTGGACATGCTCCTGAAGAAGGGCCACGCCATCCTCCCGCCCCACAAGGTCTCCTGCGCATGCCTGGAGTGCTCCAACGGCCGCAAGTTCGACCTGCTCAAGTTCTCCCTCTCGCGCATCAACACCTATAAGGGCATCGCCAGCCGGGCACACCTCTCCATCGCCAGCGAGGACGCCATGCTGACTGCCTTCAAGCTCAGCCGGGAACTCAAGCGCCTCTCCAAGAAGGAACCCGAGTTCAAAGTCTGTCCATCTTTCTTGCCAGCCACACCTGTGacatatagggttgccaggtctTAG
- the LOC121925673 gene encoding putative short transient receptor potential channel 2-like protein isoform X1 produces the protein MGKSHKSQWRFCKGLKMAPVKIKHVVSFTSQDPKYPVENLLLQEGPRPWLCAPRDRSRQLRAELQLEQASHIGYVDVGNCGSAFLQIDVGRSSWPLDQSYLTLLPTAALMVPGDAKLDKNRSGVRMFKEGDFLASALAEKWDRIRLTCSQPFNRRAQFGLAFIQIRTPQDTEEGKEAPASSPSETPSELPSNPWLSNAAICRTFFPEEPTSTEEEVALKSRLVQLDPSSLSGASTSVCLSRSARMVLTAASARKRTFPLAPDSSPLQAKGREDAQSQQVAQDPQQLGSKQEPSGRRDRRKASRRRGPCNNARRPRDVSQRKGRAQEHKRNVEREEKEEVEERKERANWLEDGGVGLGTCPICAGRFPTGILPAHASRCGEEDLESSPSSSSSSPWEEPREAWVQCPICQIHFHALEVESHASTCGDQGQPLASSPSWLWVE, from the exons ATGGGGAAATCCCATAAAAGCCAATGGAGATTCTGCAAAGGCTTGAAAATGGCTCCAGTTAAAATTAAGCATGTCGTCTCTTTCACGTCTCAG GATCCTAAGTATCCCGTGGAGAACCTGCTGCTGCAAGAAGGCCCTCGTCCCTGGCTCTGCGCCCCACGGGATCGGAGCCGGCAGCTGAGAGCAGAGTTGCAGCTGGAGCAAGCCAGCCACATTGGCTATGTGGATGTGG GAAACTGTGGTTCAGCCTTCCTTCAGATCGATGTGGGGCGTTCCTCCTGGCCTCTGGACCAGAGTTACCTCACCCTCTTGCCCACCGCCGCTTTGATGGTGCCAGGAGATGCCAAGCTGGACAAGAATCGTTCTGGGGTTCGGATGTTCAAAgaag GGGACTTCCTGGCTTCTGCGCTGGCCGAGAAGTGGGATCGCATCCGGCTCACGTGCAGCCAGCCTTTTAACAGACGTGCCCAGTTTGGTCTTGCCTTCATCCAGATCCGCACTCCGCAGGACACAGAGGAGGGCAAAGAGGCTCCAGCCTCTTCTCCTAGTGAG ACCCCTTCTGAGCTTCCAAGTAATCCGTGGCTTTCAAACGCAGCCATCTGCAGGACTTTCTTCCCAGAAGAGCCAAC gagCACTGAAGAAGAAGTGGCGCTGAAAAGCCGGCTGGTGCAGCTGGACCCCAGCTCCCTCTCTGGAGCGTCCACCTCTGTCTGCCTGAGCCGCTCAGCCAGGATGGTGCTGACGGCAGCTTCTGCTCGCAAGAGAACCTTCCCCTTGGCGCCAGATTCCTCCCCTCTTCAGGCAAAGGGTCGAGAGGACGCACAGAGCCAACAGGTGGCTCAGGACCCTCAGCAGTTAG GGTCCAAGCAAGAACCATCTGGAAGAAGAGATCGTAGGAAAGCAAGCAGAAGAAGAGGACCATGCAACAATGCAAGGAG gcCCAGGGATGTTtctcaaaggaagggaagagCCCAGGAGCATAAGAGAAatgtggaaagagaagaaaaagaagaggtggaggagagaaaggaacgAGCAAATTGGCTAGAAGATGGAGGTGTGGGTTTGGGCACATGCCCCATATGTGCTG GCCGTTTCCCCACCGGCATCTTGCCAGCGCATGCCTCCAGATGCGGGGAAGAGGATTTAGAATCCAgcccttcctcctcatcctcatcgCCATGGGAAGAGCCCAGGGAGGCTTGGGTTCAGTGCCCCATCTGCCAGATCCATTTCCATGCTTTGGAAGTAGAGAGTCATGCAAGCACCTGTGGGGATCAGGGCCAGCCTTTGGCCAGCAGCCCTTCCTGGCTCTGGGTGGAAtaa
- the LOC121925673 gene encoding putative short transient receptor potential channel 2-like protein isoform X2, which produces MGKSHKSQWRFCKGLKMAPVKIKHVVSFTSQDPKYPVENLLLQEGPRPWLCAPRDRSRQLRAELQLEQASHIGYVDVGNCGSAFLQIDVGRSSWPLDQSYLTLLPTAALMVPGDAKLDKNRSGVRMFKEGDFLASALAEKWDRIRLTCSQPFNRRAQFGLAFIQIRTPQDTEEGKEAPASSPSETPSELPSNPWLSNAAICRTFFPEEPTSTEEEVALKSRLVQLDPSSLSGASTSVCLSRSARMVLTAASARKRTFPLAPDSSPLQAKGREDAQSQQVAQDPQQLGSKQEPSGRRDRRKASRRRGPCNNARRPRDVSQRKGRAQEHKRNVEREEKEEVEERKERANWLEDGGVGLGTCPICAVSSQAKDLR; this is translated from the exons ATGGGGAAATCCCATAAAAGCCAATGGAGATTCTGCAAAGGCTTGAAAATGGCTCCAGTTAAAATTAAGCATGTCGTCTCTTTCACGTCTCAG GATCCTAAGTATCCCGTGGAGAACCTGCTGCTGCAAGAAGGCCCTCGTCCCTGGCTCTGCGCCCCACGGGATCGGAGCCGGCAGCTGAGAGCAGAGTTGCAGCTGGAGCAAGCCAGCCACATTGGCTATGTGGATGTGG GAAACTGTGGTTCAGCCTTCCTTCAGATCGATGTGGGGCGTTCCTCCTGGCCTCTGGACCAGAGTTACCTCACCCTCTTGCCCACCGCCGCTTTGATGGTGCCAGGAGATGCCAAGCTGGACAAGAATCGTTCTGGGGTTCGGATGTTCAAAgaag GGGACTTCCTGGCTTCTGCGCTGGCCGAGAAGTGGGATCGCATCCGGCTCACGTGCAGCCAGCCTTTTAACAGACGTGCCCAGTTTGGTCTTGCCTTCATCCAGATCCGCACTCCGCAGGACACAGAGGAGGGCAAAGAGGCTCCAGCCTCTTCTCCTAGTGAG ACCCCTTCTGAGCTTCCAAGTAATCCGTGGCTTTCAAACGCAGCCATCTGCAGGACTTTCTTCCCAGAAGAGCCAAC gagCACTGAAGAAGAAGTGGCGCTGAAAAGCCGGCTGGTGCAGCTGGACCCCAGCTCCCTCTCTGGAGCGTCCACCTCTGTCTGCCTGAGCCGCTCAGCCAGGATGGTGCTGACGGCAGCTTCTGCTCGCAAGAGAACCTTCCCCTTGGCGCCAGATTCCTCCCCTCTTCAGGCAAAGGGTCGAGAGGACGCACAGAGCCAACAGGTGGCTCAGGACCCTCAGCAGTTAG GGTCCAAGCAAGAACCATCTGGAAGAAGAGATCGTAGGAAAGCAAGCAGAAGAAGAGGACCATGCAACAATGCAAGGAG gcCCAGGGATGTTtctcaaaggaagggaagagCCCAGGAGCATAAGAGAAatgtggaaagagaagaaaaagaagaggtggaggagagaaaggaacgAGCAAATTGGCTAGAAGATGGAGGTGTGGGTTTGGGCACATGCCCCATATGTGCTG tttcttcccagGCAAAGGACCTGAGATAA